One genomic window of Streptomyces sp. NBC_01276 includes the following:
- the tuf gene encoding elongation factor Tu produces the protein MAKAKFERTKPHVNIGTIGHIDHGKTTLTAAITKVLHDKYPDLNAASAFDQIDKAPEERQRGITISIAHVEYQTEARHYAHVDCPGHADYIKNMITGAAQMDGAILVVAATDGPMPQTKEHVLLARQVGVPYIVVALNKADMVDDEEILELVELEVRELLSEYDFPGDDLPVVQVSALKALEGDKEWGDKLLGLMDAVDEAIPTPPRDTEKPFLMPVEDVFTITGRGTVVTGRIERGVLKVNETVDIIGIKTEKTTTTVTGIEMFRKLLDEGQAGENVGLLLRGIKREDVERGQVIIKPGSVTPHTEFEAAAYILSKDEGGRHTPFFNNYRPQFYFRTTDVTGVVTLPEGTEMVMPGDNTDMTVALIQPVAMEEGLKFAIREGGRTVGAGQVTKITK, from the coding sequence GTGGCGAAGGCGAAGTTCGAGCGGACTAAGCCGCACGTCAACATCGGCACCATCGGTCACATTGACCACGGTAAGACGACCCTCACGGCCGCCATTACCAAGGTGCTGCACGACAAGTACCCGGACCTGAACGCGGCCTCGGCGTTCGACCAGATCGACAAGGCTCCCGAGGAGCGCCAGCGCGGTATCACCATCTCCATCGCGCACGTCGAGTACCAGACCGAGGCGCGTCACTACGCCCACGTCGACTGCCCGGGTCACGCTGACTACATCAAGAACATGATCACCGGTGCCGCCCAGATGGACGGTGCCATCCTCGTGGTCGCCGCCACCGACGGCCCGATGCCGCAGACCAAGGAGCACGTGCTCCTGGCCCGCCAGGTCGGCGTTCCGTACATCGTCGTCGCCCTGAACAAGGCCGACATGGTGGACGACGAGGAGATCCTGGAGCTCGTCGAGCTCGAGGTCCGTGAGCTGCTCTCCGAGTACGACTTCCCGGGCGACGACCTGCCGGTCGTCCAGGTCTCCGCGCTCAAGGCGCTCGAGGGCGACAAGGAGTGGGGTGACAAGCTCCTCGGCCTGATGGACGCCGTGGACGAGGCCATCCCGACCCCGCCGCGTGACACCGAGAAGCCGTTCCTGATGCCCGTCGAGGACGTCTTCACGATCACCGGTCGTGGCACCGTCGTCACCGGCCGCATCGAGCGTGGTGTCCTCAAGGTCAACGAGACCGTCGACATCATCGGCATCAAGACCGAGAAGACCACCACCACGGTCACCGGCATCGAGATGTTCCGCAAGCTGCTCGACGAGGGCCAGGCCGGCGAGAACGTCGGTCTGCTCCTCCGTGGCATCAAGCGCGAGGACGTCGAGCGCGGCCAGGTCATCATCAAGCCCGGTTCGGTCACGCCGCACACCGAGTTCGAGGCCGCCGCGTACATCCTGTCGAAGGACGAGGGTGGCCGTCACACCCCGTTCTTCAACAACTACCGCCCGCAGTTCTACTTCCGTACCACGGACGTGACCGGCGTCGTGACCCTCCCCGAGGGCACCGAGATGGTCATGCCGGGCGACAACACCGACATGACGGTCGCGCTGATCCAGCCGGTCGCCATGGAGGAGGGCCTGAAGTTCGCCATCCGTGAGGGTGGTCGTACCGTGGGCGCCGGCCAGGTCACCAAGATCACGAAGTAA
- the fusA gene encoding elongation factor G, protein MATTSLDLAKVRNIGIMAHIDAGKTTTTERILFYTGVSYKIGEVHDGAATMDWMEQEQERGITITSAATTCHWPLEDVDHTINIIDTPGHVDFTVEVERSLRVLDGAVTVFDGVAGVEPQSETVWRQADRYGVPRICFVNKLDRTGAEFHRCVEMIKDRLGAVPIVMQLPIGAEADFQGVVDLVTMKAFVWSAEATKGEMYDIVDIPATHTEAAEEWRGKLVETVAENDDEIMELFLNGDEPSVEQLHAAVRRIILGSGKGKGEPTITAVFCGTAFKNKGVQPLLDAVVRYLPSPLDIEAIEGHDVRDPEVVVKRKPSDEEPLAALAFKIMSDPHLGKLTFVRVYSGRLEAGTAVLNSVKGKKERIGKIYRMHANKREEIDSVGAGDIVAVMGLKQTTTGETLCDDKNQVILESMDFPAPVIQVAIEPKSKGDQEKLGVAIQRLAEEDPSFHVHSDEETGQTILGGMGELHLEVLVDRMKREFKVEANVGKPQVAYRETIRGTVERHDYTHKKQTGGTGQFAKVQIAIEPITEADGPAYEFVNKVTGGRVPKEYIPSVDAGAQEAMQFGILAGYEMTGVRVTLLDGGYHEVDSSELAFKIAGSQAFKEAARKASPVLMEPMMAVEVTTPEDYMGDVIGDINSRRGQIQAMEERHGARVVKGLVPLSEMFGYVGDLRSKTSGRASYSMQFDSYAEVPRNVAEEIIAKAKGE, encoded by the coding sequence ATGGCTACCACTTCGCTTGACCTGGCCAAGGTGCGCAACATCGGCATCATGGCCCACATCGACGCGGGCAAGACGACCACCACCGAGCGCATCCTGTTCTACACCGGTGTGTCGTACAAGATCGGTGAGGTCCACGACGGCGCTGCCACGATGGACTGGATGGAGCAGGAGCAGGAGCGTGGTATCACCATCACGTCTGCCGCTACCACCTGCCACTGGCCGCTCGAAGATGTTGACCACACCATCAACATCATCGACACCCCGGGTCACGTCGACTTCACCGTCGAGGTGGAGCGTTCGCTCCGCGTCCTCGACGGCGCCGTCACCGTGTTCGACGGTGTGGCCGGCGTCGAGCCGCAGTCCGAGACCGTTTGGCGTCAGGCGGACCGCTACGGCGTGCCGCGCATCTGCTTCGTCAACAAGCTCGACCGCACCGGCGCCGAGTTCCACCGCTGCGTCGAGATGATCAAGGACCGCCTCGGTGCGGTTCCGATCGTCATGCAGCTCCCCATCGGTGCCGAGGCCGACTTCCAGGGTGTCGTCGACCTCGTCACGATGAAGGCGTTCGTCTGGTCCGCCGAGGCGACCAAGGGCGAGATGTACGACATCGTCGACATCCCGGCCACGCACACCGAGGCCGCTGAAGAGTGGCGCGGCAAGCTGGTCGAGACCGTCGCCGAGAACGACGACGAGATCATGGAGCTCTTCCTGAACGGCGACGAGCCGTCCGTGGAGCAGCTGCACGCCGCCGTCCGTCGCATCATCCTCGGCTCCGGCAAGGGCAAGGGCGAGCCCACGATCACCGCGGTGTTCTGTGGCACGGCGTTCAAGAACAAGGGCGTCCAGCCCCTGCTCGACGCCGTCGTCCGCTACCTGCCCTCGCCCCTGGACATCGAGGCCATCGAAGGCCACGACGTCCGGGACCCCGAGGTCGTCGTGAAGCGCAAGCCTTCCGACGAGGAGCCCCTCGCGGCGCTGGCGTTCAAGATCATGAGCGACCCGCACCTCGGCAAGCTCACCTTCGTCCGGGTTTACTCGGGCCGCCTGGAGGCCGGCACTGCGGTGCTGAACTCCGTCAAGGGCAAGAAGGAGCGCATCGGCAAGATCTACCGCATGCACGCGAACAAGCGTGAGGAGATCGACTCGGTGGGCGCCGGCGACATCGTCGCCGTCATGGGCCTGAAGCAGACCACCACCGGTGAGACGCTGTGTGACGACAAGAACCAGGTGATCCTGGAGTCCATGGACTTCCCGGCCCCGGTCATCCAGGTCGCCATCGAGCCCAAGTCCAAGGGTGACCAGGAGAAGCTGGGTGTCGCCATTCAGCGTCTCGCGGAGGAGGACCCCTCCTTCCACGTTCACTCGGACGAGGAGACGGGCCAGACCATCCTCGGCGGTATGGGCGAGCTGCACCTCGAGGTGCTGGTCGACCGTATGAAGCGCGAGTTCAAGGTCGAAGCCAACGTCGGCAAGCCGCAGGTCGCGTACCGCGAGACCATCCGCGGCACCGTCGAGCGTCACGACTACACCCACAAGAAGCAGACCGGTGGTACCGGTCAGTTCGCCAAGGTGCAGATCGCGATCGAGCCCATCACCGAGGCTGACGGTCCGGCGTACGAGTTCGTGAACAAGGTCACCGGTGGCCGCGTGCCGAAGGAGTACATCCCTTCGGTCGACGCCGGTGCGCAGGAAGCCATGCAGTTCGGCATCCTGGCCGGCTACGAGATGACGGGCGTCCGCGTCACGCTTCTCGACGGTGGCTACCACGAGGTCGACTCCTCCGAGCTCGCCTTCAAGATCGCCGGTTCGCAGGCCTTCAAGGAGGCCGCGCGCAAGGCGTCCCCCGTGCTCATGGAGCCGATGATGGCCGTCGAGGTCACCACGCCCGAGGACTACATGGGTGACGTCATCGGCGACATCAACTCCCGCCGTGGCCAGATCCAGGCCATGGAGGAGCGCCACGGCGCTCGCGTCGTCAAGGGCCTCGTGCCCCTCTCGGAGATGTTCGGCTACGTCGGAGACCTCCGCAGCAAGACCTCGGGTCGCGCCAGCTACTCGATGCAGTTCGACTCCTACGCCGAGGTTCCCCGGAACGTCGCTGAGGAGATCATCGCGAAGGCCAAGGGCGAGTAA